The genomic window tgagattttttttttttaataaattaatttatcaaaattgtcaaaataatGAGTCCTCTTCAAAAGAGGTTTTCTTAGACATGAAATTTAgagaagaaataaaacgcatgtaatttaatgttatggccatgaatatattcttcttctttattggcgtagacacggcttacgcggttatagccgcgATAGGCGGTTGTCAAATCCAGTGAACAACCCTGGGGAGGAATGTTTCGCTTCAATCGAATGGTTTTTAGCTACGCAGAGGAAGTAGTAAGCTACTTGAGTcactcctaagtgaatggcgctcagaaaactttcctcacttgcgtgaacttctttACATAGATTCATTCTGGCcaagaattttgctttattttaaagATAAGGGTTTGCCAACAAGTTTCAAAAATAAGTTCGGTCAAGTGATCACCGCGAGTAAACGCCAGCCGAGAGGTccaattttttacactttttgcgACAGTTGGGGGtgtatgtcagcaataacgggcttatctgcgtagacaTAAAACTtcacataaccccacaaaaatagtccaACGatgttaaatcgcatgatcttgaaGACCTACGACGCGAGATAATGCGCTgaccaaaagttttttttcaatagattGATTCTTTCGTTGGTTGTGTGGCAAGTAGAGCCGTTTTGTTAGAACCAAAggtcgtccacatcaacatcTTCCAATTCAAGTTCCCAAAGTCGTTAATCATGGCTCTATAGCTAGCTTCAAAGATTCCTTCTACCAAAGATTCCTTCTATCCGTAGTGCAATCCATTTGAGGATATAAATAACGGCTCTTAGGAATAGCTTGTCGATTATGACCATCTCAAATGCGatgattttgtttattaacttaTCCATTCCACCAAAAGTAAGTCTCATTTCTCGTGAAACCTCTTATAGGTCCCATTTGAAAACGTTGTTCCAGAAGGAGTCTGGTCATTATAAAATGGCAATGCAATCTGGGAGTAACTGAAGTAATAACTGTCAAAAAGGCGAACTCTGAAAGAAGTATTGCCTAATTGAAAACCACACGTTTAAACTGAACAGGGTCCATATCGTTAGtaatctttatttaattttctataaaagcCAAGTTTTGAAATATGTGTCTAAGAATTTTTCAATTCAACGCGATAATACCTAATCCGGGTTCAATAGAAATTTTCTAAGAAGGGATAATAAGTTAAGTTAGTATGTAAGATCTTATAAAgataattttcttcaaaagatatgaagtattaaataaattatgtcatatgtttatatttaaacatttttccagTACCACTTCCataaattattaacaattttatttttcatcttTCAGATGGCCAACAAAATTCGCGCTGGTCCCGTTGTGGACATTCTCGGCGATGAAATGACCCGCATTATTTGGTCCTCGATTAAGGACAAATTAATTTTGCCTTTCCTCGACATCGAGTTGCATACCTACGATCTTGGCATGGAATATCGTGACAAAACTGAAGATCAGGTCACAATCGATTGTGCTGAAGCGATTAAGAAATACAACGTGGGTATTAAGTGTGCCACCATCACACCCGATGAGAAACGTGTGGAGGAATTCAACCTGAAGAAAATGTGGAAATCACCCAATGGCACCATACGTAACATTCTTGGCGGCACTGTTTTCCGTGAAGCTATCGTCTGCAAGAATATTCCACGCTTGGTTTCTGGTTGGGCGAAGCCTATTGTTATTGGCCGTCACGCACATGGTGATCAATACAAAGCTACAGATTTCGTAGTACCTGGTGCTGGTACATTGACTCTCACTTTCAAGCCAAGCGATGGTGGTGAAACCATTTCACATGAAGTTTACCAATATAAAGGCTCTGGCGTCGCCATGGGTATGTTCAATACAGACGATTCCATTGTTGATTTCGCGCACGCTTCTATGAAGTATGCGATATCACGAAAACTTCCTCTCTACTTGAGCACaaaaaataccattttgaagaagTATGATGGCCGTTTCAAGGATATATTCCAAGATATCTACGACAAGCAATACAAGAAGGAATTCGAGGCGCAAGGTATCTGGTATGAGCATCGTCTGATCGACGATATGGTTGCGTATTGCATGAAATCAGAGGGCGGTTTTGTTTGGGCCTGCAAGAACTACGACGGTGATGTACAATCCGACTCAGTTGCTCAAGGTTTCGGCTCACTCGGTTTAATGACATCCGTACTAATTTGCCCAGATGGTAAGACTGTCGAGTCGGAGGCGGCACATGGTACAGTGACACGTCACTATCGTATGTACCAACAAGGCAAAGAAACCTCAACCAACCCCATCGCATCGATCTTCGCTTGGACCAGAGGCTTGTTGCATCGTGCACAATTGGACAATAATGAAAGCCTGAAGCAGTTTGCCGAAACGCTTGAGAAGGTGTGCGTAGATACCATCGAATCGGGTAGCATGACCAAAGATTTGGCAATCTGCATCAAGGGCATGAATAATGTGCAGCGTAGCGATTACTTGGAAACATTCGAATTTATGGATAAGCTAGCAGAGAATCTGCGAAAAGCACTTGCGAAGTGACTACCTGATACAGAGCTGCGTTATGCAAACGAAAGCCGTTCGCATCTATAAGATGCAAATGATGGTTTTGTGGAATGTAAATGTGAAACTTAATAATGTTTATGCCCAgtgtgttatatattttttcacatcaCTAAATTGTTTACAACTTCAAAAGATCAATAAATGcttttatattcaataaatgTATGTAGTACTTTGAACAAGTGGTTTTATTTAGACGTCGGTATCTCACATTTTCAACTTGTAGCTGGATATCATCATACAACAACGGcggaaaagtttttttattttaactcgAAAAGATGGCATGAGTTCCACAGAGATACCAATGATGTAAGCTCActcaattttctatttttctcaTTAGTGCTGGTAGCGTCTTTTCGATACCAaaaattcttctttactggcgtagacatcggttacgcggttatagccaagttaacagtagcacgccagttgtttcttcttttcgcaatgtgacgccaattggagatttcaagccagattcttctccacctgatctttccaacggagtggaggtcttcctcttcctctgctccctccagcgggtactgcgttgaatactctcagagctggtaAGTTTTCGTCCATtgggacgacatgacctagccagcttagCCGCTATCTCTTAATACGCTGAACTACGTCAATATCATCGTAtacctcgtacagctcatcgttccaccgacTGCGATATAGGCcgttaccaatgcgcaaagggccataaatcttccgaaaactcgtaacgccgactcatcagatgtggTCATCGACCATGCGTCTggaccatatagcaagacggggattatgagtgacttgtagagtttggtccttgttcatcgagagagcaCTTGGACTTCAAGGACGCAGTCAtgagtagaagttcacgcaagtgaggaaagatcTCTGAGCACCTTTCACTTGGAAGTGACCAGAAAAGATTCACATGGTTCAAGCAACTCACGACTCCGATCATaaatcaagtatcctctgggtagccaaaaaacatccgtttgaaggcgaaacatccttaCCCAGTGTTGTGGCTGtgtttgagacccgccacgtaaaaaacgacCCCAAttaaaaggaaacaacagcctcggatgggAGAGCTGCCTTTTGACTGTATTCTAGTTACGTTTATTACTCTATAACAAGAATAGAGATATTTTGTTTGTGGTGCGATCTCTTGGCTAAGTGTGAACTTTTCCGCCACCGTAGTATATTGATAACATTTGTACATAAATGTGAATCCATAGCATTTTATGTGTCGGATTTtaaattctttgaaattttacCTAAGTAATAGTCTACCAGTCCTGAAATTCCGTCTCCCACATACAGTGCTGAGTTCCAAACGATGTCGGGAATTCATGTTTAAGCGAATGCGAATATGTATTCCCCACCCTCTGCAGTACATTCCAAAAGGTCTTTAACCCATCGGAAGACAAATGCAGTAGTAGTAGTTgcacattttcattttactttttaaaatttgtactgTCCAGTGCGCGCTGACAGGCGCTTCTAGGGCTTCTATTGAACTGTGGAAAAACTAAAACTTATTAGATTTGCGGAGGTGCTAGTTTTAGTCTTTCGGTAATATCCAAACGTGCAAGATGCTTGCACCAATAAACGcgtggaaaattaaaaacaaaagacaCTAATTTAATATACCCCTCGCAAGGACCTGCATTGATTTTCAAATTCGTTATACAACCgcaaaaagtattattttattttatttattgaaaccTACATAAATATCTCTAAGTTGAAGTTGAGTTCGGATATGCAAAAAAGCAAACATTTATTAGCAAAATGTGTGACCTTTACATTTACCATATTGCTATTGGTGGGATATGTTTCGGTGCCGGTGAACGGGTATCCTTCGAACACGTTTCGCGATCTCGATATCTGTAATCATTGGAATGGACGTCGGCATTTTCTGGAATTGGGCGAACGTGGCGATTTGCACGCACGCAATGTGACCACATCGGCCTTCCGAGTGTGTAACTACTTCGTATCCTCTGTTTTTTTTGCCAATgggtattttaaaatatttcttttcaatatCGTAGAGCACGCTCTTCTCGCCCACAAATCCCAGCCAAATGAAGAATCGCAGTAGCACCGATATTTGGTATCAGTGTAATTTGGAGCTTGTAACCTGTGCGGAATGTGTCATCCGTATAACGTTCATTCACGTTAACTTCTCAAAAACATGCGAACGCATTGCTAATTCCGGTATTGGAAAATCCTCATTATGTCCTTGCGAACACATACAATTTTCAGAACCTCCATATGATACCACACTTTCGGGGCAGGAATTCTGCGGTGATGGCAAGGTCTTTCGCAGCAAAACGCGTACATTGttgctgaaatttttttatcgcGCCACCAACAGTCATGTATTTTCGCTACAATATTTCTCGGAAAGTATGTGATTTAACCTCacccaaacatttttttttaattaaaacaaaattatacttgtatatgcatgtgtattcCAAATTAGGAAATGTTAAGATTGTCAGCGGCTCACCAAGACAGGCCATAATCAGCAACTACTCCAAAAATGAGCCGCATGTCATTTCGACACCTTATTTTCCAATGCCGTATCCGCGAGATTACGGCATCGAGCACATACTAACATGTGAATCGGAGAACTGTCAAGTTCGACTGGATTTTACCGACTTTCAATTAGGGCTTACTTCCACACTGGAAATATTCGATTCAAATGGCCAAATGTTGGACTCGTATACCGGTGAACATTTTCGCCCGCCCATCACTATTAGCAACGGTAAATCACTTTTACTTCAATTTCGTGGAAATGGCAATACCGGTGTTGGGTTTCGCGGTGAAATCACCTTTGTCTCATCCAAGCAATTGAAAGAAGACAGATTAGTTCCATATACAGGTAAGTCacaatgattttgaaaaaattaattaaatcactTTGTGTGAGTGAGCGTTGCTTAAGTAAACTCTTCTAGATCTAAAGAGAAATTTAGATATTGCAGACAATATATTCGAGTGTATTTTGGATGTAAAAAGGCTTCCACTAAAATCTCTCTTAACCGTTTCTATTCGACACTAAtgtgtttttcaataaaagcgctacaaatgttttttttaaataaaacaaaaatgggcTTGGGatgtcaatgaaattcttttttcctgtgaaaatacattcgatgccattatgtatggagctccatttgttttgcttggcCACCACGGGCATGCTTGTAGATGCTGAAACCAGtattcgacggttttcaagcataaatcggccatagctgctgcaatttcacgttcgatattcgtacgaagttcatcaatcttcgctggtttgttggcatagaccatagacttgacgcagcccaacaggaaatagtctaacggggTCAAAATGCACGACAGAGGCGgctaattgactgggccatttcgtgagataacacgttcaccaaacttggttttcaataaatcgactGTGACATTTGTTGtgattcgctgtgtggcttgtggcgccgtcctattagaaccacatattgtccaagtccatatcatccaattcggtccaaaaatattgagttatcattgagcggaaactcacagtaacgtgccggtcttgatcaagACTGTAGAATCTCACGACGGCGCCGGCCCTTAAACCGCATCAAACCGTATCACTAAGAATACTACTCAATCAAAAGTAGCTTCCTGAGCAAATTAAACTTTACAGCGGTGACGTCAAAGTATGAACTTGTATTGTCTCTAGTATTGAAAACCAAGAGGAAAGATAATGTTAGAATATACATCTGTACTTACTTATATGTTTTATGATTATATAGTacgtaatatacatacatatatccacatACTTTTAATTACCCAATAATACCCAGCACAAACAACTTCCTTTATCACCATATTTCGTATCATATTATGTCAAGAGCTGATGACTGATGCCTCCATTGGTTTCTTAGTGGTAAAATTTTGTCTACAAAGAATCAAATCCAAAGTTATGCACTAAACTATTGCAGATAgtaataaaaacatttgaagGTCTTCCATGCTATTGTTGCCTTACTTTCATTATTcgataaaaagaaaacatacatatactacacaTGTTAATATGAATGAGAGACACAAATAGGTGAGTACTCACAACCGTGGAGAAGAACATCGGATAGCCATGGAGAGGTTAGCATTTGACCTAAAATTAAATGTACTGAATTTCCGTGCAGGAAAATCAATGCACTCTGCTTGCTTTGTTGCCTTTTCTTTGCTTACGTATTTCTTTCGTTTTGCGTACATAATATTATTCTTCCTCATCGGCTTTGTCGGCAATTTGGCCTTGTACCAATGGCTTAAGTCTTACATGGCCGATGTAATTAGTTTTGTACTGGACAAAAAAATAACACGCGATTAGTACTAACAAACATAAGAATAAAGGTAAAGAAGTATGAAAGGACTAGGTTCAGGAACAGCCGAATGCCATATAATCTCAACATTTTCAAGAATTAAATGTAGGAAGTTGAAAATATAGTGTGATCCAtctcgaggtttcctacttttttaaagaatgtgtatcattcgaaataacattctttgacattgaTGTTTTGAGCATTAACTCTTTCAAAtggccacggctacgtctcagatggtcaatgtggccaatcgaccaggccaaaacgtgaaattgctCACTGAAGTATTCTCTCAAAAATTCCACTGATTGAAGCGATATGTAGgaagtagcgccgtcttgttgaaatcaaatgtcgccaagatgaCGTCAATCACGTTTTCAATTTcggacatcaaatagtcggttatcatggcgcaataacagtcgccattgacggttacgttttcaccggtattattttttaggaaatatgaaccggcccacaaactacaccaaaccgttgttctTTCTGCATTAAATGGCACCTTTTGAATCTCTTTGGCTTGCTCTTTGtctcaaatgtggcaatttttgcttgtttacatagccattgagccagaaatcggtctcatcgctgaacaaaatttgtttcgaaaacctcggatcttcttggaattttttaagagcccttagagcgaagcgatgttgcttgggTAGGTCAaacggtttcagttcttgcaaaagttgtattttgtacgctttaaatttaagatctcgacgtaaaatgcgccataTCGTCCCAtacgtcaatccgagttgctgcgaacggcgccgaatcgactctccacggtcttcgtgtacactctctttttcactgcgtgctggaagtggtccattcggtcgaatattagccaataatgaatgctttgTCTAAATatggatgatggtgttgcgaatagtaggtTCAGTAATTATTATAACCCGTTACTTTGAGACGTTATAAAATCGACGTTAGACATTACCCACAATTGTCATTCACTAAAAGTAGGCAGTGTAACGACCATTGCAAACTCTTCCAACTAATCCACTTAAAAATCGGTTTAATGAAGCCTTAACCCTCCTTAAGCTTCTTTAGAGAGTTGACACTTTTAGTATAACCCTTATGTGATTGAAGCTCATGTTGATAACTCATGTagttattatacatttaatatatacatatatttagtatataacaCGATTACCTCTTTAGACTGCGGTGGCATGGTATCTGGACCAGGTGGTGCAATCACCATGATGAATATGATTGAAAATAGCACCGACGTGAGATTCTATGACTGTATATGGATAATTAAACCCGGCAACAATTACATGATGATGAAGACACACATATCGTTGCGAGTGGAGGAATTTCATGGAATGGCTTCACGCTCCGATCTCACCATTAGACAGGGAACCACATCAGATGCAGCTGAAATAGAGAGTGTCGTTTGGCCCAATAATGGTATGAGTAAGGAAAGTCATATTGTACCGGTATTAACGGGTTACTACATACGTTTACGTGGTGTCTTCGGCATGTCATCCAAATTGGCAATATCTTATAGTGTGTTCAACTACTTAAGTaagtaaaactaaattttatttcaattgaatCGTTAATCGTTGTTGGTCCCTTACATAGATTGCTATATTGGATCTGAATTCCTGTGCGGCAACAACCATTGCATCTCCATTAGGTTACACTGTGATGGTTTCGATCACTGTGGCGACGGCTCAGACGAGCCAGAGTCATGTGAGGAAGATTGGGCTCATCTACAAAATGATCGCCGTTGGTATTCACATAAGCCGAACTACTATTTTCCCAAAATTGAGCAGTACCCTGACTTGAAAACAGCAACCGGAATTTTTATAATAAGCACACTGGGCATATTTGCCGTTTTAACGGCTTGGATGGTCATATTGTATCGGATGGGAGTTAGAGCACGACATCAACGCGAGTTGCAAAACCATCTGCAAACCATCAGTGAACTTTTGGGTAAGTATTTAAAATAGTtcatataatatagtatatctgAATGTACGTTCATCGGAATTGGAGCCATTTCCCTTTGTTTTAACAAAGTTTAATGGGGATTATTGACGTGGTTTTGTTTTACTGGGACTGattttaacacaattttccTCCAACAGATCGACAAGAGGAGATGACACCAGATGAACCACCAAGCTATGAAGCACCACCGGATTATGAGGAGGTTATTAAGGTGGGCATGGAGCATGAGATACGTGATGCTCGACAACGACAACGTCGTCGCCATCATCACCATTGTGGGCATGCGACATGTGTACCACATACTCATGTTTGTGAGCGTCCAACAACATCGGCAGCTGCCGCAGCTCTTGCTCTCGGCGGGACAGTCGACACGGATGGAACAGCAATACCCGATGCGGAAGTATGCAATGATTTGGCCAATCGTGTACTGATGGCCACTGCGGCATGCGGTAAtaattcatgtttttttttgacgatgcgcatatatgtacatattaaatatCATGTATGCCTTTTCACAAATCATATGTCCAAAGAGCTCTTCAAAggctaatatttttttatccatTTAATCTAAGAATCACGTTTACAGGCGCTGCAGGCGCGTCAGAGCCGAGCTCAACTACACAGGGATGCTGTTGCTGTCAATCCGTGGGGATTCCAACGTGCCCGGCATCGCTACCCATTGGGTGTGAATTATCCCCTACCATTGGCGAGCAACCGGAGGCCACAGCCAGCTCGTAAGTATTTTTAATCTCAACAATTTATGGTATTCTTATTGCGTAAAATGTCTGTAGTGCCGGAACGCCGAGTCAACTTGAGGAACGAAGTGACGAATTTCGAGATGACTCACTCAATATATCGCTCACTCTAGGCATACCACAAACAACAATGGCTCTCAGCGAAAATAGtaagtattttaattacatagcataatgtatacatatgtatatccatataAGTTAGGAGGCATTGAAGAACCACTCCGAATTGTCATTATAGTAATCGTTGACTTTAAATCCAGCGTAGAATATGATTTCATTGATCTATGATTTATCTTTAGATTCAGCTGCTTCATCTCGACCGAAGAGCACTACTAATTACAGCGAGCAAACTTATTTGAAACGTTCATGGATTGTCGTAAATAACGGTACACATAACTACAAGGTTCAACGTTTGCGTCACACTTTCTCGGTGCCCGAGTCATTCCCTT from Bactrocera tryoni isolate S06 chromosome 5, CSIRO_BtryS06_freeze2, whole genome shotgun sequence includes these protein-coding regions:
- the LOC120777283 gene encoding isocitrate dehydrogenase [NADP] cytoplasmic isoform X2, giving the protein MANKIRAGPVVDILGDEMTRIIWSSIKDKLILPFLDIELHTYDLGMEYRDKTEDQVTIDCAEAIKKYNVGIKCATITPDEKRVEEFNLKKMWKSPNGTIRNILGGTVFREAIVCKNIPRLVSGWAKPIVIGRHAHGDQYKATDFVVPGAGTLTLTFKPSDGGETISHEVYQYKGSGVAMGMFNTDDSIVDFAHASMKYAISRKLPLYLSTKNTILKKYDGRFKDIFQDIYDKQYKKEFEAQGIWYEHRLIDDMVAYCMKSEGGFVWACKNYDGDVQSDSVAQGFGSLGLMTSVLICPDGKTVESEAAHGTVTRHYRMYQQGKETSTNPIASIFAWTRGLLHRAQLDNNESLKQFAETLEKVCVDTIESGSMTKDLAICIKGMNNVQRSDYLETFEFMDKLAENLRKALAK
- the LOC120777883 gene encoding uncharacterized protein LOC120777883 isoform X2; its protein translation is MQKSKHLLAKCVTFTFTILLLVGYVSVPVNGYPSNTFRDLDICNHWNGRRHFLELGERGDLHARNVTTSAFRSTLFSPTNPSQMKNRSSTDIWYQCNLELVTCAECVIRITFIHVNFSKTCERIANSGIGKSSLCPCEHIQFSEPPYDTTLSGQEFCGDGKVFRSKTRTLLLKFFYRATNSHVFSLQYFSERNVKIVSGSPRQAIISNYSKNEPHVISTPYFPMPYPRDYGIEHILTCESENCQVRLDFTDFQLGLTSTLEIFDSNGQMLDSYTGEHFRPPITISNGKSLLLQFRGNGNTGVGFRGEITFVSSKQLKEDRLVPYTDCGGMVSGPGGAITMMNMIENSTDVRFYDCIWIIKPGNNYMMMKTHISLRVEEFHGMASRSDLTIRQGTTSDAAEIESVVWPNNGMSKESHIVPVLTGYYIRLRGVFGMSSKLAISYSVFNYLNCYIGSEFLCGNNHCISIRLHCDGFDHCGDGSDEPESCEEDWAHLQNDRRWYSHKPNYYFPKIEQYPDLKTATGIFIISTLGIFAVLTAWMVILYRMGVRARHQRELQNHLQTISELLDRQEEMTPDEPPSYEAPPDYEEVIKVGMEHEIRDARQRQRRRHHHHCGHATCVPHTHVCERPTTSAAAAALALGGTVDTDGTAIPDAEVCNDLANRVLMATAACESRLQALQARQSRAQLHRDAVAVNPWGFQRARHRYPLGVNYPLPLASNRRPQPALPERRVNLRNEVTNFEMTHSIYRSL
- the LOC120777283 gene encoding isocitrate dehydrogenase [NADP] cytoplasmic isoform X1, whose amino-acid sequence is MHSLRYARSYTPTFLRAFTAAISNNAGMANKIRAGPVVDILGDEMTRIIWSSIKDKLILPFLDIELHTYDLGMEYRDKTEDQVTIDCAEAIKKYNVGIKCATITPDEKRVEEFNLKKMWKSPNGTIRNILGGTVFREAIVCKNIPRLVSGWAKPIVIGRHAHGDQYKATDFVVPGAGTLTLTFKPSDGGETISHEVYQYKGSGVAMGMFNTDDSIVDFAHASMKYAISRKLPLYLSTKNTILKKYDGRFKDIFQDIYDKQYKKEFEAQGIWYEHRLIDDMVAYCMKSEGGFVWACKNYDGDVQSDSVAQGFGSLGLMTSVLICPDGKTVESEAAHGTVTRHYRMYQQGKETSTNPIASIFAWTRGLLHRAQLDNNESLKQFAETLEKVCVDTIESGSMTKDLAICIKGMNNVQRSDYLETFEFMDKLAENLRKALAK
- the LOC120777883 gene encoding uncharacterized protein LOC120777883 isoform X1 codes for the protein MQKSKHLLAKCVTFTFTILLLVGYVSVPVNGYPSNTFRDLDICNHWNGRRHFLELGERGDLHARNVTTSAFRSTLFSPTNPSQMKNRSSTDIWYQCNLELVTCAECVIRITFIHVNFSKTCERIANSGIGKSSLCPCEHIQFSEPPYDTTLSGQEFCGDGKVFRSKTRTLLLKFFYRATNSHVFSLQYFSERNVKIVSGSPRQAIISNYSKNEPHVISTPYFPMPYPRDYGIEHILTCESENCQVRLDFTDFQLGLTSTLEIFDSNGQMLDSYTGEHFRPPITISNGKSLLLQFRGNGNTGVGFRGEITFVSSKQLKEDRLVPYTDCGGMVSGPGGAITMMNMIENSTDVRFYDCIWIIKPGNNYMMMKTHISLRVEEFHGMASRSDLTIRQGTTSDAAEIESVVWPNNGMSKESHIVPVLTGYYIRLRGVFGMSSKLAISYSVFNYLNCYIGSEFLCGNNHCISIRLHCDGFDHCGDGSDEPESCEEDWAHLQNDRRWYSHKPNYYFPKIEQYPDLKTATGIFIISTLGIFAVLTAWMVILYRMGVRARHQRELQNHLQTISELLDRQEEMTPDEPPSYEAPPDYEEVIKVGMEHEIRDARQRQRRRHHHHCGHATCVPHTHVCERPTTSAAAAALALGGTVDTDGTAIPDAEVCNDLANRVLMATAACGAAGASEPSSTTQGCCCCQSVGIPTCPASLPIGCELSPTIGEQPEATASSAGTPSQLEERSDEFRDDSLNISLTLGIPQTTMALSENNSAASSRPKSTTNYSEQTYLKRSWIVVNNGTHNYKVQRLRHTFSVPESFPFDAYCPDVLNYGTNLPHERHLFLSNASNFGSELSRDPSAHCINTRRHHQQPYQPQSAQQQRNAILQVCNDDLFNTTSTDVCIASTTQNQTHKNPSTDAGYIRDHLLRSETDSDCERNVSCFGAVSHRIHARRSHGRRHVRSKSFTNSTSSQQRHHQRVASCGGGVMRRSSSADLLLRLSPATSPKQECNSTSGNRQQHSKHEELIFLI